From the genome of Eucalyptus grandis isolate ANBG69807.140 chromosome 2, ASM1654582v1, whole genome shotgun sequence, one region includes:
- the LOC104434831 gene encoding disease resistance protein RPV1-like: MGGVGKTTLAKVVFNQLSSSFQGCSFLGDIRESSRRNGLVHLQKQLLSEFLDSRFTDNICDTDDGINKIKRILCNKKVLIILDDVDEKEQLKSLADKDNWFGSGSRIIITTRNKSLIMIEGEEIGEGPTKKSANVSTYEVRELEFDHALKLFSRHAFRRDFPLDHYVSLSEKVVSTLGKLPLGLEVIGSSLNGKSEAIWEDTWKKLQKAPPMEVQRALMITYERLDDAQKQVFLDIACFFVNVEKTYPFYMWDDCGYYPHDAIEVLLLMSLVKVKDDNTFWMHDQVRDLGREIVRQENIKDFCERSRVWNHEEALSILKQKEGNKKIEALSLGYRGDIVMHDEVANLRNLRFFEGNGVFLVGDFNNLLSNLRWLSWQYCSSKFEATNFHPTNLVVLDLSYSDITEEWIGWNQIKEASKLKVLDLSNCAYLRRTPDLSTVVSLEKLILKGCRNLVEIDPSIGKLKLLITLNLNQCQSLQELPEEIGCLQALMEIVMPRTLAELKLPESFGNLKSLLTFDVSYMHISKLPYSMGGLLKLRRLNLCQCTKIKELPKSVGKLESLVELDLSLTSIGHLPDSIGNLKQLKVLRISNISGITKLPNAIGLMERLEELDARGCCNLTGEIPEEIGRLSCLRILDLSDTCISALPTTVSYLSNLQILNLEPCPELKQLPELPPSLICLRWATDTVIDSYKDMPYQQESVSSLPTSTSTRSQLETQTLSSKNMQFLPQLLSSFKELEVQPLVTTQSPDFSDLNNLFRSSIIFDTELGVVQMQHCTFRKLDALFQLEIERLKYLKMLWCEFLPEVLDLSHMRNLQEVHLLGCKLLIEIRGLEELRSLCFLSVVDCNSMETMSDLSKLRKLKKLRVGECSKLRSVEGLNHLESLRKLWIHDCRSLEDLADISNLDLKCSTIERCEQLPHLDSFCRCHNVTYSKFVISEHSWIF; encoded by the exons ATGGGCGGTGTAGGCAAAACAACACTTGCAAAAGTTGTCTTCAACCAACTATCTTCTAGCTTTCAAGGATGTAGTTTTCTTGGAGACATTCGGGAATCATCACGACGGAATGGTCTGGTACATTTGCAAAAGCAACTATTGTCAGAGTTTCTTGATTCTAGGTTTACCGACAATATTTGTGATACGGATGATGGTATCAACAAGATTAAGAGAATACTTTGCAATAAAAAAGTTCTTAttattcttgatgatgtggatgagaAAGAGCAACTCAAAAGTCTAGCTGATAAAGATAATTGGTTTGGTTCTGGTAGTAGGATTATCATAACTACTCGGAACAAAAGTCTCATAATGattgagggagaagaaataGGTGAAGGCCCCACAAAAAAGTCAGCAAACGTTTCAACTTATGAAGTACGGGAATTGGAATTTGATCATGCTCTTAAGCTTTTTAGTAGGCATGCTTTTAGAAGAGACTTTCCACTGGATCATTATGTCTCCCTTTCAGAAAAAGTTGTCTCCACTTTGGGAAAGCTTCCTTTAGGTCTTGAGGTTATAGGTTCATCCCTTAACggtaaatctgaagcaatatgGGAAGACACATGGAAGAAGCTACAAAAAGCTCCTCCCATGGAAGTCCAAAGAGCATTGAtgataacttatgaaaggttAGATGATGCACAAAAGCAAGTATTTTTGGATAtagcttgtttttttgttaatgTGGAAAAAACATACCCTTTCTATATGTGGGATGATTGTGGATACTACCCACATGATGCCATTGAAGTCCTTCTTCTCATGTCCTTGGTAAAAGTCAAAGATGACAATACattttggatgcatgaccaagtgCGGGACCTTGGAAGGGAAATCGTCCGTCAAGAGAATATCAAAGATTTTTGTGAGCGTAGTAGAGTGTGGAATCATGAGGAAGCCTTGAGCATTTTGAAACAGAAAGAG ggaaataagaaaatagaagcATTGTCACTAGGATATCGTGGAGACATTGTAATGCATGATGAAGTTGCTAATTTACGAAACCTGAGGTTCTTTGAAGGGAATGGGGTTTTCCTTGTTGGAGATTTCAATAATCTTCTCTCCAAtttaagatggctttcttggcaatATTGCTCTTCCAAGTTTGAGGCAACAAACTTTCATCCGACTAATTTAGTCGTTCTTGACCTTTCATACAGCGATATTACGGAGGAATGGATTGGCTGGAACCAAATCAAA GAGGCAAGTAAACTAAAAGTACTAGATCTTAGCAACTGTGCATACTTAAGGAGAACACCTGATTTATCTACGGTGGTGTCCCTGGAGAAATTGATTCTGAAAGGCTGTCGAAACTTAGTTGAAATTGATCCATCCATTGGTAAATTAAAGCTCCTAATTACTTTGAACTTGAATCAATGCCAGTCTCTTCAAGAGTTGCCTGAAGAAATAGGATGTCTACAAGCTTTGATGGAGATTGTCATGCCTCGTACGCTAGCTGAATTAAAACTTCCTGAGTCATTTGGTAATTTAAAGTCATTGTTGACCTTTGAtgtatcatatatgcatatcagtAAATTACCATACTCGATGGGAGGGCTATTGAAACTTAGGCGGTTAAATTTATGCCAGTGTACAAAGATAAAGGAATTACCAAAGTCGGTTGGGAAATTAGAATCATTAGTCGAATTGGATTTGTCATTGACAAGTATTGGTCACCTCCCTGATTCAATTGGCAATCTAAAGCAACTAAAAGTACTTAGAATTAGCAACATAAGTGGGATAACGAAATTACCAAATGCAATTGGACTAATGGAGAGGCTTGAAGAGTTGGACGCTAGAGGATGTTGCAACTTGACAGGCGAAATTCCTGAAGAAATTGGGAGATTGTCTTGTTTGAGGATTTTGGACCTATCAGACACATGTATATCTGCATTACCTACTACAGTGAGTTACCTCTCTAATCTCCAAATACTTAATCTAGAACCATGTCCCGAGCTTAAACAATTGCCAGAACTTCCCCCAAGCTTGATTTGTCTGAGATGGGCCACCGATACTGTCATTGATTCCTACAAAGACATGCCATATCAGCAGGAGAGTGTCTCTAGTCTTCCCACAAGCACCAGTACCCGATCTCAGCTGGAAACACAAACATTGTCCTCCAAAAACATGCAATTCCTCCCCCAGCTCCTGTCTAGTTTCAAAGAGTTAGAAGTTCAACCTTTGGTGACCACACAATCGCCAGATTTTTCCGATTTAAATAACTTGTTTCGTAGTTCGATTATATTTGACACTGAGTTGGGTGTTGTCCAAATGCAGCATTGCACGTTTAGAAAATTAGATGCATTGTTTCAATTGGAAATTGAaagattgaaatatttaaagatGCTTTGGTGCGAGTTCCTCCCAGAAGTACTTGATCTATCACACATGAGGAATCTGCAAGAGGTACATCTTCTTGGCTGCAAGTTGCTCATTGAGATTCGCGGCCTTGAAGAATTGAGATCCCTTTGCTTCCTATCGGTTGTGGATTGCAATTCCATGGAAACGATGTCAGACCTATCGAAATTGAGAAAGCTAAAGAAGCTCAGAGTGGGTGAATGTTCCAAGCTAAGAAGTGTGGAAGGTCTAAATCACTTGGAATCTTTGCGGAAGCTGTGGATTCACGATTGCAGGTCGTTGGAGGATTTGGCTGACATTTCAAATTTGGATTTAAAATGTTCCACTATTGAACGTTGTGAGCAGTTGCCCCACCTTGACAGTTTCTGCAGATGTCATAATGTCACGTATTCTAAGTTTGTTATATCCGAACACTCTTGGATATTTTGA